In Osmerus eperlanus chromosome 17, fOsmEpe2.1, whole genome shotgun sequence, a single genomic region encodes these proteins:
- the ppp6r2a gene encoding serine/threonine-protein phosphatase 6 regulatory subunit 2a isoform X1 has protein sequence MFWKFDLHTISHIDQLLDREDVTLRELMEEDDVLQECKAQNRRLLLFLSQDHCMQELVNLITTEPPADLEERSRFKFSNIACELLTSDVSLINDKLGGDESLLETLYHFLEQDPPLNPLLASFFSKTIGNLIARKTEQVISFLRKKDGFIGLVLKHIDASAMMDLLLRLISCVEPAPLRQEVLNWLNEEKLIQRLTELIHTGKDEERQSNASQTLCDIIRLSRDQANQMQENVEADPLLTVLESQESVAGLLKTMFEGERSEASIVNGTQVLLTLLETRRSGLEGLMDLYSQGYERSYTVNSSILHAIEPHLKDFQQLLLNPPKKSAILTTVGVLEEPLGNARLHVARLVAALLQTSAPSICQELCQLSTMDLLLDLFFKYCWNNFLHFQVELCVASILSHAVPEERLNPGLQNHEEKPSAGAGTQEEEGGEPGKSADPETPLHHALVAHLFQKCRLVMRILDAWEENDKIQAEGGTRRGNMGHLTRIANMVVQNLEKGPVQTQISDLIKELPEDCRGRWESFVDETLRETNRRNTVELVSTHNLHSSSEDDDMESPFPNDLSLQQAFSDYQIQQMTANFVDQFGFNDEEFSEHDENINSTFDRNAEINFNLDADDNSANAAAFEACCKERIRQFDDAEEEEDIWDDKEINYAAQVKSRTRFGGSQTSERSSRGSLENGGRERDRGSGSDEDEDSRQSPPEARGAEDGKDAQSTAPDSRPGWTASFGESGGDPSSPAPVGWDSPGGGGGDTQETGWANFTEFQPFSSSEMGRRCSSPTDKGSSDADKQAKHSPNKSPKHSPNKSPKHSPNKSPKHSPNKSAANPSSGDWPVDQGKKAPLVGSDGSSSGGSDSEEDDKAAAAAAAASQSASPGAKKRADLKSEEISVSLEKLSLTASPPASPPVAPEQSPAAGAPPSPATQTDRKGDTPQPPEVSVNGPV, from the exons ATGTTCTGGAAGTTTGATCTGCACACCATCTCCCACATCGACCAGCTGCTGGACCGCGAGGACGTGACCCTGCGggagctgatggaggaggacGACGTCCTGCAGGAGTGCAAGGCCCAGAACCGacgcctgctcctcttcctctcccaggaccacTGCATGCAGGAGCTCGTCAACCTCATCACCACGGAACCCCCCGccgacctggaggagaggagccgtTTCAA GTTCTCTAACATTGCTTGTGAGCTGCTGACATCAGATGTGTCCCTCATCAATGACAAGCTGGGGGGGGATGAGTCGCTCCTGGAGACACTATATCACTTCCTGGAACAGGACCCGCCCCTGAACCCTCTATTGGCCAGCTTCTTCAGCAAGACCATCGGCAATCTCATCGCCAGGAAAACCGAACAG GTGATCTCCTTCCTGAGGAAGAAGGATGGCTTCATCGGCCTGGTGTTGAAGCACATCGACGCCTCCGCCATGATGGACCTGCTGCTTCGGCTCATCAGCTGCGTGGAGCCCGCCCCCTTGAGGCAGGAGGTCCTCAAT TGGCTGAACGAGGAGAAGCTCATCCAGAGACTAACAGAGCTCATCCACACAGGCAAAGACGAGGAG AGACAATCAAACGCATCCCAGACGCTTTGTGACATCATCCGCCTTAGTCGAGACCAGGCCAATCAGATGCAGGAAAACGTGGAGGCCGACCCCTTACTGACTGTGCTGGAGTC gcaggAGAGCGTGGCAGGTCTTCTGAAGACCATgtttgagggggagaggagcgaggccTCCATCGTGAACGGAACTCAAGTGCTACTTACCTTactggagaccaggaggtctgg gTTGGAAGGGCTGATGGATCTGTATTCTCAGGGATATGAAAGGTCTTACACTGTCAACAGCAGTATTTTACATGCCATTGAGCCCCATCTAAAGGACTTCCAGCAGCTTCTCCTGAATCCCCCCAAG AAAAGTGCAATACTGACAACCGTCGGCGTTCTGGAGGAGCCGCTGGGGAACGCCCGCCTTCACGTGGCCCGCCTGGTGGCCGCCCTGCTGCAGACCAGCGCGCCCAGCATCTGCCAGGAGCTGTGCCAGCTCAGCACCATGGACCTGCTACTG gaTCTCTTCTTCAAATACTGCTGGAACAACTTCTTGCACTTCCAAGTGGAGCTGTGCGTGGCGTCCATCCTGAGCCACGCTGTCCCCGAGGAGCGGCTCAACCCGGGCCTCCAGAACCACGAGGAGAAGCCCTCGGCGGGCGCCGgcacccaggaggaggagggaggggagccggGCAAGAGCGCCGACCCGGagacccccctccaccacgCCCTGGTGGCACAC cTCTTCCAGAAGTGTCGGCTGGTGATGAGGATCCTGGACGCCTGGGAGGAGAACGATAAGATCCA GGCGGAGGGAGGCACCAGGAGAGGCAACATGGGTCATCTGACCAGGATTGCTAACATGGTGGTACAGAACCTGGAGAAGGGACCGGTCCAGACCCAGATCAGTGACCTcatcaaag AGTTGCCAGAGGACTGCAGGGGACGATGGGAGAGCTTTGTGGATGAGACCCTGAGAGAGACCAACAGGAGAAACACAGTGGAGTTG gtgagcACCCATAACCTTCATTCCTCCAGCGAGGATGACGACATGGAGAGTCCTTTCCCCAACGACCTGTCACTCCAGCAG GCGTTCTCAGACTATCAGATCCAGCAGATGACTGCCAACTTCGTAGATCAGTTTGGGTTCAATGATGAGGAATTCAGTGAGCATGACGAAAACATTAA ctccacGTTTGACCGGAATGCCGAAATCAACTTCAATCTAGATGCTGATGATAATAGT GCCAACGCGGCTGCCTTCGAGGCCTGCTGTAAAGAGAGGATACGGCAGTTTGACgatgctgaggaggaggaggatatctGGGATGACAAGGAGATCAACTATGCAGCTCAAGTCAAATCCAGAACAAG GTTTGGGGGGTCCCAGACCTCGGAGCGCAGCTCCAGGGGCAGCCTGGAGAACGGGGGCCGGGAGCGGGACCGCGGGTCGGGCTCCGACGAGGACGAGGACTCCCGACAGAGCCCCCCGGAGGCACGCGGCGCGGAGGACGGCAAGGACGCCCAGAGTACGGCCCCCGACTCGC GTCCAGGCTGGACGGCCAGTTTCGGGGAGTCAGGGGGGGATCCGTCCTCCCCGGCCCCCGTGGGGTGGGACTCCccaggtgggggtggtggagacACGCAGGAGACGGGCTGGGCCAACTTCACCGAGTTCCAGCCTTTCAGCAG CTCAGAGATGGGCCGTAGGTGCAGCTCTCCCACGGACAAGGGCAGCAGCGACGCCGACAAACAAGCCAAGCACAGCCCCAACAAGAGCCCCAAGCACAGCCCCAACAAGAGCCCCAAGCACAGCCCCAACAAGAGCCCCAAGCACAGCCCCAACAAGAGCG cggcAAACCCTTCTTCCGGTGACTGGCCGGTGGACCAGGGGAAGAAGGCGCCCCTGGTGGGCTCAGACGGCAGCTCCTCTGGGGGCTCAGACAGCGAGGAGGATGACAAGGCAGCCGCCGCAGCCGCCGCCGCATCCCAGAGCGCCAGCCCCGGCGCCAAGAAGAGAGCCGACCTCAAAAG tGAGGAGATCTCAGTGTCTCTGGagaagctctccctcacagcctcgcccccagcctcccccccagtgGCCCCGGAGCAGAGTCCAGCAGCAGGCGCGCCCCCCAGCCCCGCCACACAGACTGATAGGAA aggTGACACGCCACAGCCCCCCGAGGTGTCAGTGAATGGGCCCGTCTGA
- the ppp6r2a gene encoding serine/threonine-protein phosphatase 6 regulatory subunit 2a isoform X3: MFWKFDLHTISHIDQLLDREDVTLRELMEEDDVLQECKAQNRRLLLFLSQDHCMQELVNLITTEPPADLEERSRFKFSNIACELLTSDVSLINDKLGGDESLLETLYHFLEQDPPLNPLLASFFSKTIGNLIARKTEQVISFLRKKDGFIGLVLKHIDASAMMDLLLRLISCVEPAPLRQEVLNWLNEEKLIQRLTELIHTGKDEERQSNASQTLCDIIRLSRDQANQMQENVEADPLLTVLESQESVAGLLKTMFEGERSEASIVNGTQVLLTLLETRRSGLEGLMDLYSQGYERSYTVNSSILHAIEPHLKDFQQLLLNPPKKSAILTTVGVLEEPLGNARLHVARLVAALLQTSAPSICQELCQLSTMDLLLDLFFKYCWNNFLHFQVELCVASILSHAVPEERLNPGLQNHEEKPSAGAGTQEEEGGEPGKSADPETPLHHALVAHLFQKCRLVMRILDAWEENDKIQAEGGTRRGNMGHLTRIANMVVQNLEKGPVQTQISDLIKELPEDCRGRWESFVDETLRETNRRNTVELVSTHNLHSSSEDDDMESPFPNDLSLQQAFSDYQIQQMTANFVDQFGFNDEEFSEHDENINSTFDRNAEINFNLDADDNSANAAAFEACCKERIRQFDDAEEEEDIWDDKEINYAAQVKSRTRFGGSQTSERSSRGSLENGGRERDRGSGSDEDEDSRQSPPEARGAEDGKDAQSTAPDSRPGWTASFGESGGDPSSPAPVGWDSPGGGGGDTQETGWANFTEFQPFSSSEMGRRCSSPTDKGSSDADKQAKHSPNKSPKHSPNKSAANPSSGDWPVDQGKKAPLVGSDGSSSGGSDSEEDDKAAAAAAAASQSASPGAKKRADLKSEEISVSLEKLSLTASPPASPPVAPEQSPAAGAPPSPATQTDRKGDTPQPPEVSVNGPV, encoded by the exons ATGTTCTGGAAGTTTGATCTGCACACCATCTCCCACATCGACCAGCTGCTGGACCGCGAGGACGTGACCCTGCGggagctgatggaggaggacGACGTCCTGCAGGAGTGCAAGGCCCAGAACCGacgcctgctcctcttcctctcccaggaccacTGCATGCAGGAGCTCGTCAACCTCATCACCACGGAACCCCCCGccgacctggaggagaggagccgtTTCAA GTTCTCTAACATTGCTTGTGAGCTGCTGACATCAGATGTGTCCCTCATCAATGACAAGCTGGGGGGGGATGAGTCGCTCCTGGAGACACTATATCACTTCCTGGAACAGGACCCGCCCCTGAACCCTCTATTGGCCAGCTTCTTCAGCAAGACCATCGGCAATCTCATCGCCAGGAAAACCGAACAG GTGATCTCCTTCCTGAGGAAGAAGGATGGCTTCATCGGCCTGGTGTTGAAGCACATCGACGCCTCCGCCATGATGGACCTGCTGCTTCGGCTCATCAGCTGCGTGGAGCCCGCCCCCTTGAGGCAGGAGGTCCTCAAT TGGCTGAACGAGGAGAAGCTCATCCAGAGACTAACAGAGCTCATCCACACAGGCAAAGACGAGGAG AGACAATCAAACGCATCCCAGACGCTTTGTGACATCATCCGCCTTAGTCGAGACCAGGCCAATCAGATGCAGGAAAACGTGGAGGCCGACCCCTTACTGACTGTGCTGGAGTC gcaggAGAGCGTGGCAGGTCTTCTGAAGACCATgtttgagggggagaggagcgaggccTCCATCGTGAACGGAACTCAAGTGCTACTTACCTTactggagaccaggaggtctgg gTTGGAAGGGCTGATGGATCTGTATTCTCAGGGATATGAAAGGTCTTACACTGTCAACAGCAGTATTTTACATGCCATTGAGCCCCATCTAAAGGACTTCCAGCAGCTTCTCCTGAATCCCCCCAAG AAAAGTGCAATACTGACAACCGTCGGCGTTCTGGAGGAGCCGCTGGGGAACGCCCGCCTTCACGTGGCCCGCCTGGTGGCCGCCCTGCTGCAGACCAGCGCGCCCAGCATCTGCCAGGAGCTGTGCCAGCTCAGCACCATGGACCTGCTACTG gaTCTCTTCTTCAAATACTGCTGGAACAACTTCTTGCACTTCCAAGTGGAGCTGTGCGTGGCGTCCATCCTGAGCCACGCTGTCCCCGAGGAGCGGCTCAACCCGGGCCTCCAGAACCACGAGGAGAAGCCCTCGGCGGGCGCCGgcacccaggaggaggagggaggggagccggGCAAGAGCGCCGACCCGGagacccccctccaccacgCCCTGGTGGCACAC cTCTTCCAGAAGTGTCGGCTGGTGATGAGGATCCTGGACGCCTGGGAGGAGAACGATAAGATCCA GGCGGAGGGAGGCACCAGGAGAGGCAACATGGGTCATCTGACCAGGATTGCTAACATGGTGGTACAGAACCTGGAGAAGGGACCGGTCCAGACCCAGATCAGTGACCTcatcaaag AGTTGCCAGAGGACTGCAGGGGACGATGGGAGAGCTTTGTGGATGAGACCCTGAGAGAGACCAACAGGAGAAACACAGTGGAGTTG gtgagcACCCATAACCTTCATTCCTCCAGCGAGGATGACGACATGGAGAGTCCTTTCCCCAACGACCTGTCACTCCAGCAG GCGTTCTCAGACTATCAGATCCAGCAGATGACTGCCAACTTCGTAGATCAGTTTGGGTTCAATGATGAGGAATTCAGTGAGCATGACGAAAACATTAA ctccacGTTTGACCGGAATGCCGAAATCAACTTCAATCTAGATGCTGATGATAATAGT GCCAACGCGGCTGCCTTCGAGGCCTGCTGTAAAGAGAGGATACGGCAGTTTGACgatgctgaggaggaggaggatatctGGGATGACAAGGAGATCAACTATGCAGCTCAAGTCAAATCCAGAACAAG GTTTGGGGGGTCCCAGACCTCGGAGCGCAGCTCCAGGGGCAGCCTGGAGAACGGGGGCCGGGAGCGGGACCGCGGGTCGGGCTCCGACGAGGACGAGGACTCCCGACAGAGCCCCCCGGAGGCACGCGGCGCGGAGGACGGCAAGGACGCCCAGAGTACGGCCCCCGACTCGC GTCCAGGCTGGACGGCCAGTTTCGGGGAGTCAGGGGGGGATCCGTCCTCCCCGGCCCCCGTGGGGTGGGACTCCccaggtgggggtggtggagacACGCAGGAGACGGGCTGGGCCAACTTCACCGAGTTCCAGCCTTTCAGCAG CTCAGAGATGGGCCGTAGGTGCAGCTCTCCCACGGACAAGGGCAGCAGCGACGCCGACAAACAAGCCAAGCACAGCCCCAACAAGAGCCCCAAGCACAGCCCCAACAAGAGC gcggcAAACCCTTCTTCCGGTGACTGGCCGGTGGACCAGGGGAAGAAGGCGCCCCTGGTGGGCTCAGACGGCAGCTCCTCTGGGGGCTCAGACAGCGAGGAGGATGACAAGGCAGCCGCCGCAGCCGCCGCCGCATCCCAGAGCGCCAGCCCCGGCGCCAAGAAGAGAGCCGACCTCAAAAG tGAGGAGATCTCAGTGTCTCTGGagaagctctccctcacagcctcgcccccagcctcccccccagtgGCCCCGGAGCAGAGTCCAGCAGCAGGCGCGCCCCCCAGCCCCGCCACACAGACTGATAGGAA aggTGACACGCCACAGCCCCCCGAGGTGTCAGTGAATGGGCCCGTCTGA
- the ppp6r2a gene encoding serine/threonine-protein phosphatase 6 regulatory subunit 2a isoform X2 — protein MFWKFDLHTISHIDQLLDREDVTLRELMEEDDVLQECKAQNRRLLLFLSQDHCMQELVNLITTEPPADLEERSRFKFSNIACELLTSDVSLINDKLGGDESLLETLYHFLEQDPPLNPLLASFFSKTIGNLIARKTEQVISFLRKKDGFIGLVLKHIDASAMMDLLLRLISCVEPAPLRQEVLNWLNEEKLIQRLTELIHTGKDEERQSNASQTLCDIIRLSRDQANQMQENVEADPLLTVLESQESVAGLLKTMFEGERSEASIVNGTQVLLTLLETRRSGLEGLMDLYSQGYERSYTVNSSILHAIEPHLKDFQQLLLNPPKKSAILTTVGVLEEPLGNARLHVARLVAALLQTSAPSICQELCQLSTMDLLLDLFFKYCWNNFLHFQVELCVASILSHAVPEERLNPGLQNHEEKPSAGAGTQEEEGGEPGKSADPETPLHHALVAHLFQKCRLVMRILDAWEENDKIQAEGGTRRGNMGHLTRIANMVVQNLEKGPVQTQISDLIKELPEDCRGRWESFVDETLRETNRRNTVELVSTHNLHSSSEDDDMESPFPNDLSLQQAFSDYQIQQMTANFVDQFGFNDEEFSEHDENINSTFDRNAEINFNLDADDNSANAAAFEACCKERIRQFDDAEEEEDIWDDKEINYAAQVKSRTRFGGSQTSERSSRGSLENGGRERDRGSGSDEDEDSRQSPPEARGAEDGKDAQSPGWTASFGESGGDPSSPAPVGWDSPGGGGGDTQETGWANFTEFQPFSSSEMGRRCSSPTDKGSSDADKQAKHSPNKSPKHSPNKSPKHSPNKSPKHSPNKSAANPSSGDWPVDQGKKAPLVGSDGSSSGGSDSEEDDKAAAAAAAASQSASPGAKKRADLKSEEISVSLEKLSLTASPPASPPVAPEQSPAAGAPPSPATQTDRKGDTPQPPEVSVNGPV, from the exons ATGTTCTGGAAGTTTGATCTGCACACCATCTCCCACATCGACCAGCTGCTGGACCGCGAGGACGTGACCCTGCGggagctgatggaggaggacGACGTCCTGCAGGAGTGCAAGGCCCAGAACCGacgcctgctcctcttcctctcccaggaccacTGCATGCAGGAGCTCGTCAACCTCATCACCACGGAACCCCCCGccgacctggaggagaggagccgtTTCAA GTTCTCTAACATTGCTTGTGAGCTGCTGACATCAGATGTGTCCCTCATCAATGACAAGCTGGGGGGGGATGAGTCGCTCCTGGAGACACTATATCACTTCCTGGAACAGGACCCGCCCCTGAACCCTCTATTGGCCAGCTTCTTCAGCAAGACCATCGGCAATCTCATCGCCAGGAAAACCGAACAG GTGATCTCCTTCCTGAGGAAGAAGGATGGCTTCATCGGCCTGGTGTTGAAGCACATCGACGCCTCCGCCATGATGGACCTGCTGCTTCGGCTCATCAGCTGCGTGGAGCCCGCCCCCTTGAGGCAGGAGGTCCTCAAT TGGCTGAACGAGGAGAAGCTCATCCAGAGACTAACAGAGCTCATCCACACAGGCAAAGACGAGGAG AGACAATCAAACGCATCCCAGACGCTTTGTGACATCATCCGCCTTAGTCGAGACCAGGCCAATCAGATGCAGGAAAACGTGGAGGCCGACCCCTTACTGACTGTGCTGGAGTC gcaggAGAGCGTGGCAGGTCTTCTGAAGACCATgtttgagggggagaggagcgaggccTCCATCGTGAACGGAACTCAAGTGCTACTTACCTTactggagaccaggaggtctgg gTTGGAAGGGCTGATGGATCTGTATTCTCAGGGATATGAAAGGTCTTACACTGTCAACAGCAGTATTTTACATGCCATTGAGCCCCATCTAAAGGACTTCCAGCAGCTTCTCCTGAATCCCCCCAAG AAAAGTGCAATACTGACAACCGTCGGCGTTCTGGAGGAGCCGCTGGGGAACGCCCGCCTTCACGTGGCCCGCCTGGTGGCCGCCCTGCTGCAGACCAGCGCGCCCAGCATCTGCCAGGAGCTGTGCCAGCTCAGCACCATGGACCTGCTACTG gaTCTCTTCTTCAAATACTGCTGGAACAACTTCTTGCACTTCCAAGTGGAGCTGTGCGTGGCGTCCATCCTGAGCCACGCTGTCCCCGAGGAGCGGCTCAACCCGGGCCTCCAGAACCACGAGGAGAAGCCCTCGGCGGGCGCCGgcacccaggaggaggagggaggggagccggGCAAGAGCGCCGACCCGGagacccccctccaccacgCCCTGGTGGCACAC cTCTTCCAGAAGTGTCGGCTGGTGATGAGGATCCTGGACGCCTGGGAGGAGAACGATAAGATCCA GGCGGAGGGAGGCACCAGGAGAGGCAACATGGGTCATCTGACCAGGATTGCTAACATGGTGGTACAGAACCTGGAGAAGGGACCGGTCCAGACCCAGATCAGTGACCTcatcaaag AGTTGCCAGAGGACTGCAGGGGACGATGGGAGAGCTTTGTGGATGAGACCCTGAGAGAGACCAACAGGAGAAACACAGTGGAGTTG gtgagcACCCATAACCTTCATTCCTCCAGCGAGGATGACGACATGGAGAGTCCTTTCCCCAACGACCTGTCACTCCAGCAG GCGTTCTCAGACTATCAGATCCAGCAGATGACTGCCAACTTCGTAGATCAGTTTGGGTTCAATGATGAGGAATTCAGTGAGCATGACGAAAACATTAA ctccacGTTTGACCGGAATGCCGAAATCAACTTCAATCTAGATGCTGATGATAATAGT GCCAACGCGGCTGCCTTCGAGGCCTGCTGTAAAGAGAGGATACGGCAGTTTGACgatgctgaggaggaggaggatatctGGGATGACAAGGAGATCAACTATGCAGCTCAAGTCAAATCCAGAACAAG GTTTGGGGGGTCCCAGACCTCGGAGCGCAGCTCCAGGGGCAGCCTGGAGAACGGGGGCCGGGAGCGGGACCGCGGGTCGGGCTCCGACGAGGACGAGGACTCCCGACAGAGCCCCCCGGAGGCACGCGGCGCGGAGGACGGCAAGGACGCCCAGA GTCCAGGCTGGACGGCCAGTTTCGGGGAGTCAGGGGGGGATCCGTCCTCCCCGGCCCCCGTGGGGTGGGACTCCccaggtgggggtggtggagacACGCAGGAGACGGGCTGGGCCAACTTCACCGAGTTCCAGCCTTTCAGCAG CTCAGAGATGGGCCGTAGGTGCAGCTCTCCCACGGACAAGGGCAGCAGCGACGCCGACAAACAAGCCAAGCACAGCCCCAACAAGAGCCCCAAGCACAGCCCCAACAAGAGCCCCAAGCACAGCCCCAACAAGAGCCCCAAGCACAGCCCCAACAAGAGCG cggcAAACCCTTCTTCCGGTGACTGGCCGGTGGACCAGGGGAAGAAGGCGCCCCTGGTGGGCTCAGACGGCAGCTCCTCTGGGGGCTCAGACAGCGAGGAGGATGACAAGGCAGCCGCCGCAGCCGCCGCCGCATCCCAGAGCGCCAGCCCCGGCGCCAAGAAGAGAGCCGACCTCAAAAG tGAGGAGATCTCAGTGTCTCTGGagaagctctccctcacagcctcgcccccagcctcccccccagtgGCCCCGGAGCAGAGTCCAGCAGCAGGCGCGCCCCCCAGCCCCGCCACACAGACTGATAGGAA aggTGACACGCCACAGCCCCCCGAGGTGTCAGTGAATGGGCCCGTCTGA